The sequence CGCCCAGCGGGTATGCGCGATGCCGGTTTTGCCGTGGATGGTCTGCGCCTTCAGGCAGTCTTCGAGCGCGCTGATCTTTCCGGATGCGCGGACGACGCTTATTTTGTTGTTGTCGATTACCGCGATGCCCGAACTGTCGTAGCCTCTGTATTCAAGCTTCTTGAGGCCTCCGACCAGGATGGGCAACGCTTCGTTTTGACCAATGTAACCGACTATACCGCACATAGGATTTTCCTTTAGAATAAAGTACAAAAACGTTTCCGGCAGCCAAATCTGCGGAAAACGCTATTTTTTGCATAATATATCAAAAGAAAGGGTAAAAAATATTTAAGATGTGAGCAAAATCACGTTTGATTTGCTATTTTACATGAGTCTTTTAAAACTCAAAAGAGGGATAATATGAAAACAAAACTGATTGTTGCTGCCGGTGCACTCGCTATGTTGATGACCGGCTGTGACCAGCTGTGCCCCGGTGCAGCTCCGGCTAAGAAGGCTCTTGTCACGGAGAAGGACACGAACAGCTACGCATTTGGTTCCCATTTTGCAAACCAGGTGTACCAGCAGCTGATCGCCCGCGATTCTCTTGATTTGGATGTCGAAGTGTTTATTCAGGCGTTTAGGGATCGCTTCAGCCAGGATTCCAGCAAACTGCTCCTGAACGATTCTATGGTGTTTGCTACTCTGATGAACATCCAGCAGAAGAAGCAGGAAGAAATGCGCATGAAGGACAGCATTGCGAACGAAACCCGCAAGGCCGAAAATGCCGCTTTCTTTGAAAAGAACAAGACTGCCGAAGGCGTCGTGACCACCGAGTCTGGCCTCCAGTACAAGATTCTTACCGAAGGTACCGGTGCTACTCCGAGCGATTCCGATATTGTGAAGGTGCATTACACGGGTACGCTCCTCGACGGCACCAAGTTCGACAGCTCTGTCGACCGCGGTCAGCCGCTCGAATTCCCGATCAACGCCGTGATTCCGGGCTGGACCGAAATGCTCAAGCTCATGAAGGTGGGCGAAAAGGTCACCGCATGGATCCCGAGCGAGCTTGCTTACGGTCCGTTCGGCCGTCCTCCTCAGATCCCGGGCAACAGCGCGCTGGTTTTCGAAATGGAACTCATCGATACGCATGTTGCCGAAGCTCCGAAGGCTGAAGAACCGAAGAAGGCTGCCAAGCCCGCCAAGTCCGCTGCAAAGCCGGCTGCCGAAGCCAAGCCTGCTGAAGCCGCTGCTCCCGCAGCTGCAAACTAGTTCTGGCATTTAGCTTGTAACGCAAAAATCCCCGCCTCGCTGGCGGGGATTTTTTGTATTTCCTCATGGGGTTCGTGGCGGAATGTGTCCGCCGCAAATTCCCTATGTGATGCTCTTACTTGAACGGGATGGGCATCTGCATCTTGTCGCGGATAATCTTGTACGCACCGCCGCGTCCCGGCTTCTTGGAACTTGCGTGCGATTTCGCGAGCGTGAAGTGGCCCGTATCGACGCTGCCGTATTCCTTTGTACGTACCGCAGTTCTTTCTTTCGCAAGCTGGAGGGCGATTTCCATCGCCTTGTCCGGGTCGCCTTCGACATAGTCCGGTTCAATACCGAACCTGTGGTAAATCTTATGGTTCTTGTCGAACATCCTCATGCTGGTTATGCCCGCGATGCCGCCCGCATATGTGCCGACGTAGCTCTGTCCGATGCCCTTACCGTATGTGGTGAGACCCACGACCGGCGACTTCGTGTTGCTGATGGTGCCGACGAGCATGAGTTCGGCGCAGCTTGCGCTTCCCGAATCGGCGAGGAACACCAGGTAGCGGTCCTTGGCGAGTCCGTTTTCGGTGGCTATCCAGGTGAGGGTGTCGATGACGCGTTTTTCGGTGATGGTGTCAAGTTCGTGCGATACCATGAATGCGATCGTGTCGTTCTTGGAAAGAAGTTCCGCGGTCATGTCCATGCACTGGTCCACGCTTCCTCCGGGGTTGTTGCGCAGGTCGATGATGGTCGCCTTCGCATCTTTCGTTTCTTCCAGGGCTTCGACGAATTCACCGTAGGTTCCCGTGGGGAGAGTTGTCGTGTCCGTGAATTCGGTAATGGTGATTACCGGGATGGAATCGTACATGTCGACAAATACGGTAGGAGTCGCGAAGGATTCCAATAGGATATTGAACGAGAGAGAATCACCGCCGCGGGTAACATCCACGGAAATCCTTTCTCCTTCGTTGCCGGAGGTCAGTTTGTCAAATGCTTCGGGCGTGGTCGGGACGGTGCCGTTGACGGAGACTACGATATCGCCTTTCTTGATGCCGGCGTCATCTGCTGGCCCGTTCTTGTAAATCTGGGTAAACTGGAGCACGGTAGTGGAGTCGGTGCAGTTCTCGCTCTGCGGTTCGCAGGCGGGAACGGTGTTCTTCTTTACCTGTGCGCCGATTCCTACGTCCGTTGCGGAATACGTCAGCAAGTTCAGGATGTAGGTTGCGATTTGGGGGCTGTAGTAATTGGTAAAGTTGTCGCTCAGGGTGGAGAACATGTACGATACGTCGGGGAACTCGTAATCAGCGGAGGAGAAACCGTGTCGTTCGCCCTTCTTGTAGTAGTCTTCGAAATCCCTCAGTTCCTTGTCGGCATTTACATAGAAAACATCGAGCAGGAATTCGGTGAAGACTAGTTCCTTTGCTTCGTAGGGGAGGTTTTCGAAAAACTGCTCCTCTTCATCTGTGCCTTCCGGATTGCTGAGGTGTTTGTTGGTCTTCGTCTCAAAGCAACCTTGCGTGCAGAACAAGACTGCGCACGAAAGTCCCAATATCGATTTATGTAAAAAGTTCATCTGTGGAATCTCCTTTCTTACTTAAATAGAAAAATATCGGCGTAGGCGCCACCATAGACATCTTCAATTTGATGATTATTTCCCGTTATCGGTTGCTTTTCGGTGCCGACGGCTTTGCCTGCGGTCTTTTTCAGGGCCTTGCCGAAATGCTTCTGGGCCGCGTCGATGGCGCATTGGACGGATACGCCGTCGGTGCACGGATAGTCGGGCTCGAGCCCTTTTCCGTGGTACAAATTGCCCTTGGGGGTGAAAAATTCGAGTGTCGTGATGGTGGCGAGTCCCCCATCCATGGTTTTCCATGACGATTGGCCGATGCCCTTTCCGAACGTGGTGATTCCCGCGAGTGGGATGTCCGTAAGCTCTCGCACTGCTGCGGCGAAGATTTCGGCGCACGATGCGCTTCCGGTATTCGCGAGCATGACGAACTTGCCCTCTTCCCCCGAATCGCCCGCTTTAGCTTCGTTGCTGGTCTTGTGTTCGGTGCGCTTCCCGTCGGCCGAGAATACGTACCAGTGTCTCGAGGAGAGCGTTCCGCTTTTCACGAACAGATCTGCCATCTTGATGCATTGGTCCACGTGTCCGCCCGGGTTATTCCTGAGGTCGAGAATGCGGACGGACTTGTCGCTTGCCGTGGAATCCAGGTGGCGTTTCAGTTCCATGTAGGAACCGCTGTCGCGTTCGATAGTGTTCAGCTTGAATTCGCGGATGTTGATGACTTCGTAGCCATCGACGGTGTCCACGAATATTGTAGGCGCGTAGATGGTTTCGCGTTTCATCGTATACGAGCGCACGCTGTCCTGGAACGAGATTTCCAAGACGATGACCTCGTTCGAGTCGAACACGGCGCGGTACTTCTGGTATGCATCTTCTCCCGTAAGCTCGGTTCCGTTTACCGAGATGACAACTCCGTTTTTCGGGACTCCCGCCCGGTCTGCCGGACTCTTGGGGTATACATGGCGTATGGAAAGCGTGTGTTCGGTTCCGGGATTGTACCAGAATTCGAGCCCGATGTCGCCGGTGATGACGCTCGTGTTTCTCGATTCGATGACGGCAGCGCTCTGTGAGGGTTCCGTGTAGCGGGTGTACCTGTCGGAGAGCGCTTTGTAGAGAACTTGTATGGAATCGCCTTCTTCGGGAAGGTTGGGGAGCTCTTCTTCGTACAGGTACGTCTTCTGCAAAAGCCAGTAGTTGTACCCGTATTCGTCTGTCGCGGGCGTGCTCTTCACGGGCGACAGAAAGTCGCTACTGCACGCTGCGAGTAAAATGAGAGAGGAGAGAAGGATAGTTCGGAGTCCTAATTTCAACATTCTAAACCTGCTTTTCTAGTAACTCAGAACTAGCAACTATCAACTTCG comes from Fibrobacter sp. and encodes:
- a CDS encoding S41 family peptidase — protein: MKSTPATDEYGYNYWLLQKTYLYEEELPNLPEEGDSIQVLYKALSDRYTRYTEPSQSAAVIESRNTSVITGDIGLEFWYNPGTEHTLSIRHVYPKSPADRAGVPKNGVVISVNGTELTGEDAYQKYRAVFDSNEVIVLEISFQDSVRSYTMKRETIYAPTIFVDTVDGYEVINIREFKLNTIERDSGSYMELKRHLDSTASDKSVRILDLRNNPGGHVDQCIKMADLFVKSGTLSSRHWYVFSADGKRTEHKTSNEAKAGDSGEEGKFVMLANTGSASCAEIFAAAVRELTDIPLAGITTFGKGIGQSSWKTMDGGLATITTLEFFTPKGNLYHGKGLEPDYPCTDGVSVQCAIDAAQKHFGKALKKTAGKAVGTEKQPITGNNHQIEDVYGGAYADIFLFK
- a CDS encoding FKBP-type peptidyl-prolyl cis-trans isomerase, which produces MKTKLIVAAGALAMLMTGCDQLCPGAAPAKKALVTEKDTNSYAFGSHFANQVYQQLIARDSLDLDVEVFIQAFRDRFSQDSSKLLLNDSMVFATLMNIQQKKQEEMRMKDSIANETRKAENAAFFEKNKTAEGVVTTESGLQYKILTEGTGATPSDSDIVKVHYTGTLLDGTKFDSSVDRGQPLEFPINAVIPGWTEMLKLMKVGEKVTAWIPSELAYGPFGRPPQIPGNSALVFEMELIDTHVAEAPKAEEPKKAAKPAKSAAKPAAEAKPAEAAAPAAAN
- a CDS encoding S41 family peptidase; its protein translation is MNFLHKSILGLSCAVLFCTQGCFETKTNKHLSNPEGTDEEEQFFENLPYEAKELVFTEFLLDVFYVNADKELRDFEDYYKKGERHGFSSADYEFPDVSYMFSTLSDNFTNYYSPQIATYILNLLTYSATDVGIGAQVKKNTVPACEPQSENCTDSTTVLQFTQIYKNGPADDAGIKKGDIVVSVNGTVPTTPEAFDKLTSGNEGERISVDVTRGGDSLSFNILLESFATPTVFVDMYDSIPVITITEFTDTTTLPTGTYGEFVEALEETKDAKATIIDLRNNPGGSVDQCMDMTAELLSKNDTIAFMVSHELDTITEKRVIDTLTWIATENGLAKDRYLVFLADSGSASCAELMLVGTISNTKSPVVGLTTYGKGIGQSYVGTYAGGIAGITSMRMFDKNHKIYHRFGIEPDYVEGDPDKAMEIALQLAKERTAVRTKEYGSVDTGHFTLAKSHASSKKPGRGGAYKIIRDKMQMPIPFK